Proteins encoded by one window of Lathyrus oleraceus cultivar Zhongwan6 chromosome 1, CAAS_Psat_ZW6_1.0, whole genome shotgun sequence:
- the LOC127133315 gene encoding 3-ketoacyl-CoA synthase 2, translating into MSIFSMSFLFLSHSKSSFFSIIEEFLNIQTLLKSCNIFSLLLWFMLVTSILTFYLKKCSKKIYLVDFACYKPFPKTICSKDLFIEKSKDGGHFKDESIDFQRKIMNRSGFGDKTYVPESLLIIPPNICLMEARKETESVIFGAIDELLLKTKMKVEDIDILITNCCIFNPSPSLSAMVVNHYKLKDRILCYNLSGMGCSAGLIAIDLAKQLLQVHPNSYALVVSTENINSGWYLGNNRSMLVSNCLFRVGGAAILLSNISSDSHRSKYHLKHTVRTHKGSQDTCYNSILQREDETNKITGISLSKDLMGAAGFALKANIITLGKSVLPLLEQLKYALSFVAKKCFNKNMKVYTPDFKLCFEHFCIHTGGKAVQDEIQKVLGLSDWQIEPSRMTLYRYGNTSSSSVWYVLAYCEAKGRIRKGDRVWQIAFGSGFKCNTAVWCALRNVDPIKEINPWNDEVHDFPCDVST; encoded by the exons ATGAGTATCTTTTCAATGTCATTCCTTTTCTTATCTCATTCCAAGAGTTCTTTCTTCTCTATCATTGAAGAGTTTCTAAATATCCAAACACTATTAAAGTCTTGCAACATTTTCTCACTTTTGCTATGGTTTATGTTAGTAACATCTATATTAACCTTTTACCTAAAGAAATGCTCAAAAAAAATATATCTAGTAGATTTTGCATGTTATAAACCTTTTCCTAAAACCATTTGTAGTAAGGATTTGTTTATAGAGAAATCAAAAGATGGAGGACATTTCAAAGATGAGAGCATAGATTTTCAAAGGAAAATCATGAATAGATCTGGATTTGGTGATAAAACTTATGTGCCAGAATCTTTATTGATAATTCCTCCAAATATTTGTCTTATGGAAGCAAGGAAAGAGACAGAATCAGTTATTTTTGGTGCCATTGATGAGCTTTTGTTGAAGACGAAAATGAAGGTTGAAGATATTGATATTCTTATAACAAATTGTTGTATTTTCAATCCTTCACCTTCTCTAAGTGCTATGGTTGTTAACCATTATAAGCTAAAGGATCGAATTTTGTGCTATAATTTAAGTGGTATGGGTTGTAGTGCTGGACTCATAGCTATTGACCTTGCCAAACAGCTCCTACAG GTTCATCCAAACTCATATGCCTTAGTGGTGAGCACAGAAAACATTAACAGTGGATGGTACTTAGGAAACAACAGATCAATGCTTGTTTCAAATTGTCTATTTCGTGTAGGTGGTGCAGCAATCTTACTCTCAAACATTTCCTCTGATTCTCACCGTTCAAAGTATCACCTTAAACACACTGTTCGTACACACAAAGGTTCACAAGACACTTGTTACAATTCAATTCTTCAAAGAGAAGATGAAACAAACAAAATCACAGGAATATCACTTTCAAAAGACCTAATGGGTGCAGCCGGTTTTGCACTCAAAGCAAACATCATTACACTTGGAAAATCTGTTTTACCTTTGTTAGAACAGTTAAAATATGCTTTATCTTTTGTAGCTAAAAAGTGCTTTAACAAGAATATGAAGGTTTATACACCTGATTTTAAGTTGTGTTTTGAGCACTTTTGTATTCATACTGGTGGAAAAGCTGTTCAAGATGAGATACAAAAAGTTCTTGGATTAAGTGATTGGCAAATAGAGCCTTCAAGGATGACACTTTATAGATATGGAAATACTTCAAGTAGTTCTGTTTGGTATGTTTTGGCTTATTGTGAAGCTAAGGGAAGAATAAGAAAAGGTGATAGGGTTTGGCAAATTGCATTTGGTTCTGGATTTAAGTGTAATACTGCTGTTTGGTGTGCATTAAGGAATGTTGATCCAATTAAGGAGATTAATCCTTGGAATGATGAGGTTCATGATTTTCCTTGTGATGTTTCAACTTGA